A single region of the Silene latifolia isolate original U9 population chromosome 8, ASM4854445v1, whole genome shotgun sequence genome encodes:
- the LOC141595845 gene encoding uncharacterized protein LOC141595845, translated as MYKREAYLRSYNLPISPCPGQRHWPKVQLPLNPPPIKIGPGRPRKKRRRDPHENPKKPGKLSKHGIEMSCSVCKSTSHNKRRCPDKDREIAPPPKRPMGRPRKSPAPDASQASQTASEVHHAATAQPTRLGRGGRVIRTGRGGARGRGRTGARGGVRGGGRGGRAPQGFGVLIDESGNAYTNVVGSNTGPRSIMVGQSTQQSVNQ; from the exons ATGTATAAAAGAGAAGCATACCTGAGAAGTTACAATTTGCCTATAAGTCCTTGTCCAGGGCAGAGGCATTGGCCAAAGGTACAGTTGCCATTGAATCCTCCCCCCATAAAAATAGGACCTGGTAGGCctagaaagaaaagaagaagggacCCCCATGAAAACCCTAAAAAACCAGGTAAACTGTCTAAGCATGGTATAGAGATGTCTTGCTCTGTTTGCAAGTCAACATCTCATAATAAGAGAAGGTGCCCTGACAAAGACAGAGAAATAGCACCCCCTCCAAAGAGGCCAATGGGAAGACCCAGGAAATCTCCTGCACCAGATGCAAGTCAGGCATCACAGACTGCCTCTGAGGTTCACCATGCAGCAACAGCACAGCCAACAAGGCTTGGAAGGGGAGGAAGAGTCATTAGGACTGGAAGAGGTGGTGCTAGAGGGAGAGGAAGGACTGGTGCCAGGGGTGGTGTTAGAGGAGGTGGAAGAGGTGGTAGG GCTCCACAAGGATTTGGGGTGCTCATTGATGAATCAGGAAATGCTTATACCaat GTTGTGGGCAGTAACACAGGTCCAAGGAGCATTATGGTTGGACAAAGTACACAGCAATCAGTGAACCAGTAG
- the LOC141595710 gene encoding uncharacterized protein LOC141595710, with product MAQGNFLADVTLKFWHGGCFKMDGNSLVYQGRNFRTVSLDPDEMGWFTLIEEAEKCGFKRGVDAVFFMIPNEGLRRAFDDRDAQFMCTLAELHRVVECYIILDKDVAQLMQWIEVIDNAVVVNKPSKLVPRRKGDVKKASVEKDAAVQKEGPPESSSSFITQKEAPLSSHKSTSLSAEKNPKKTLKSPKKCSRPKSPAIRTSPRIASKQNILEKSSEKTAPTVEHLQPQNTEEIVPQIPQKLSDHPSSSFHFNDITLADLYDEYEERADKACLNCNEGLSDLSEGEETDPGYEPEEDAGESDDEDDKSEEDEVLLEDDLNDIDFHDDELHEARVKLLAWNANALKIANQVQLEAASGKLTAQESLTVPNSSNKVEVHLSDYDESGDEEDTPGESDEESIPGKRKSASIPVVNERTDYLKLKWCVGIRFPNTDLFREAVIRYAVAQGRDLTFDISDKARGKKLRVRCKKGCPFKLYGSWDNKLAAFLVKTVDPHHTCQRTMESNRQLKSTWLAKQFLDVFKAKPHWPAKDIIDTVRRAYKVIIKKDIAYKVKYHAHKLLHGSMKEHYSKLGSYIAALEQGNPTSVFTLYTNPNISTNPAVFQRLFVCFDALKQGWLLGCRKILCVDACFLKTFLGGQLIAVIGRDGNEQMFPLAWAVVEGENNESYEWFFQQLKSSLGEADGQGWTFISDQHQSILTMIAKEFPRAEHRHCARHIFANWHKTYKGDEMKLLFWNCAKAYNEADFDDALQAIREVDHKVL from the exons ATGGCTCAG GGTAATTTTTTAGCTGATGTGACATTGAAATTTTGGCATGGAGGCTGTTTTAAGATGGATGGAAACTCTTTGGTTTATCAGGGTAGAAATTTTAGGACAGTGTCTCTTGATCCTGATGAGATGGGTTGGTTTACTTTGATTGAGGAAGCTGAAAAATGTGGGTTTAAGAGGGGTGTAGATGCTGTATTCTTCATGATTCCAAATGAGGGGTTAAGGAGAGCATTTGATGATAGGGATGCACAGTTTATGTGTACTTTGGCTGAGCTCCATAGAGTGGTAGAGTGCTACATTATACTTGATAAAGACGTAGCACAATTAATGCAGTGGATAGAGGTTATTGATAATGCTGTTGTTGTTAATAAGCCAAGTAAATTAGTACCTAGGAGAAAAGGAGATGTGAAAAAAGCATCTGTTGAGAAAGATGCTGCTGTTCAAAAGGAGGGACCACCTGAGTCATCCTCTTCATTTATAACTCAAAAAGAGGCACCTTTATCTAGTCATAAAAGCACATCCTTATCAGCtgaaaaaaatcccaaaaaaacaCTTAAATCTCCCAAAAAATGCTCAAGGCCAAAGTCACCTGCTATTAGAACCTCACCCAGAATTGCTTCCAAACAAAATATTCTTGAAAAATCATCTGAGAAAACAGCTCCAACTGTTGAACATTTACAACCTCAAAATACTGAAGAAATAGTCCCTCAGATTCCCCAAAAATTGAGTGACCATCCTAGCTCATCTTTTCACTTCAATGACATTACACTAGCAGATCTATATGATGAATATGAAGAAAGAGCTGATAAGGCATGCTTAAACTGTAATGAGGGGTTAAGTGATTTGAGTGAGGGTGAAGAAACTGATCCAGGTTATGAACCTGAAGAGGATGCAGGAGAaagtgatgatgaggatgataaATCTGAAGAAGATGAAGTACTACTTGAAGATGATTTGAATGACATTGACTTTCATGATGATGAGTTGCATGAAGCAAGAGTGAAACTGCTAGCTTGGAATGCAAATGCATTGAAAATTGCAAATCAAGTACAACTTGAAGCTGCATCTGGTAAGCTCACTGCACAAGAATCTTTGACTGTACCTAATTCTTCAAATAAAGTTGAGGTACACCTGAGTGACTATGATGAGAGTGGAGATGAAGAAGACACTCCTGGGGAGAGTGATGAAGAGAGTATCCCTGGAAAAAGAAAGTCTGCTAGTATCCCAGTAGTGAATGAGAGAACTGACTACCTAAAGCTTAAATGGTGTGTAGGAATTAGATTCCCTAACACAGATCTGTTCAGGGAAGCAGTGATTAGGTATGCAGTAGCTCAGGGGAGGGATCTTACTTTTGATATAAGTGACAAAGCAAGGGGCAAAAAACTTAGGGTTAGATGTAAAAAAGGGTGTCCTTTCAAACTATATGGTAGTTGGGACAACAAACTAgcagcttttcttgtgaagacagtTGATCCTCATCACACTTGTCAAAGGACAATGGAGAGTAACAGACAACTGAAATCAACCTGGTTAGCCAAACAATTCCTTGATGTATTTAAAGCTAAACCACATTGGCCAGCCAAAGACATCATAGATACTGTTAGGAGAGCATATAAGGTTATAATTAAGAAAGACATTGCTTACAAAGTTAAGTATCATGCTCACAAACTGCTTCATGGGTCAATGAAAGAACATTACAGTAAGTTGGGGAGTTATATAGCAGCTCTTGAACAAGGCAACCCAACTAGTGTCTTCACTTTGTATACCAACCCAAATATAAGCACAAATCCTGCAGTTTTTCAAAGgttatttgtttgttttgatgCTCTGAAGCAAGGGTGGCTGCTTGGTTGTAGAAAGATACTGTGTGTTGATGCTTGCTTTTTGAAGACTTTTTTAGGAGGTCAATTAATAGCTGTTATTGGGAGAGATGGTAATGAACAAATGTTTCCTTTAGCTTGGGCAGTTGTTGAGGGTGAGAATAATGAGAGTTATGAGTGGTTTTTTCAACAACTAAAAAGCAGCTTGGGAGAAGCAGATGGACAGGGTTGGACCTTCATTTCAGATCAACATCAG AGTATCTTGACAATGATTGCTAAGGAATTTCCTAGGGCAGAACATAGGCATTGTGCTAGGCATATTTTTGCTAATTGGCACAAAACCTATAAGGGTGATGAAATGAAGCTCTTATTCTGGAATTGTGCCAAGGCATACAATGAGGCTGACTTTGATGATGCTTTACAAGCTATTAGGGAGGTTGACCATAAGGTTCTTTGA